Proteins co-encoded in one Kribbella qitaiheensis genomic window:
- a CDS encoding HoxN/HupN/NixA family nickel/cobalt transporter has product MVNSATSAVDGSRVARLRGALTPQEWTSIAGMAAFIVALHVAGWGVLAGIVAPANYQVGPNEVFGIGLGLTAYTLGMRHAFDADHIAAIDNTTRKLMTEGKRPVSVGFWFSLGHSSIVFGLVVLIALGVKALAGQVSDESSTLQKTTGLIGVSVSGTFLMIIGIINLVVLVGIVKVFRRMRHGEFDEAQLEQQLNNRGFMNRILGGATKAVTKPWHMYPVGLLFGLGFDTATEIGLLVLAGGAAAFSLPWYAVLTLPVLFAAGMSLLDTIDGCFMNFAYGWAFSKPVRKVFYNITVTALSVAVALIIGGIELISILTDELRITTGPLATIAALDLNYVGYGIVALFVATWIAALAVWRYGRIEEKWSARVRPTAAD; this is encoded by the coding sequence ATGGTGAACAGTGCAACGAGCGCCGTCGACGGGTCGCGGGTGGCCCGGCTGCGAGGGGCGCTGACGCCGCAGGAGTGGACCTCGATCGCCGGGATGGCGGCTTTCATCGTCGCCTTGCATGTGGCCGGTTGGGGTGTGCTGGCCGGGATCGTGGCGCCGGCGAATTATCAGGTCGGACCGAACGAGGTGTTCGGGATCGGGTTGGGCCTGACCGCGTACACGCTGGGGATGCGGCACGCGTTCGACGCCGACCACATCGCCGCGATCGACAACACGACCCGCAAGTTGATGACCGAGGGTAAACGCCCGGTGTCGGTCGGTTTCTGGTTCTCCCTGGGCCATTCTTCGATCGTGTTCGGCCTGGTCGTTTTGATCGCGCTGGGAGTGAAGGCGCTGGCCGGGCAGGTCAGCGACGAGTCCTCGACGTTGCAGAAGACCACCGGCCTGATCGGTGTTTCGGTGTCGGGCACGTTCTTGATGATCATCGGCATCATCAACCTGGTCGTTCTGGTCGGCATCGTGAAGGTGTTCCGCCGGATGCGGCACGGCGAGTTCGACGAGGCGCAACTCGAGCAGCAGCTCAACAACCGTGGCTTCATGAACCGGATCCTCGGGGGCGCGACCAAGGCGGTCACCAAGCCGTGGCACATGTATCCGGTCGGACTGTTGTTCGGGCTCGGGTTCGATACCGCGACCGAGATCGGGCTGCTCGTCCTGGCCGGTGGGGCCGCCGCGTTCAGCCTGCCCTGGTACGCCGTCCTCACCTTGCCGGTACTGTTCGCGGCCGGGATGAGTCTGCTGGACACCATCGACGGCTGCTTCATGAACTTCGCCTACGGCTGGGCGTTTTCCAAACCCGTCCGCAAGGTGTTCTACAACATCACCGTCACCGCCTTGTCTGTCGCGGTCGCCCTGATCATCGGCGGCATCGAGCTCATCTCCATCCTCACCGACGAACTACGCATCACCACCGGGCCCCTGGCCACCATCGCCGCCCTCGACCTCAACTATGTCGGCTACGGCATCGTCGCCTTGTTTGTCGCCACCTGGATAGCCGCCCTTGCCGTGTGGAGGTACGGCCGCATCGAAGAGAAATGGTCGGCCCGCGTCAGGCCAACCGCCGCAGACTGA